A segment of the Nitrospirota bacterium genome:
GTATGGGGCACCCACCAGATATCGTTCACATGGATCATGGCGGGATCGAGCTGATGCACGAGAACCTCCAGACGCCGAACCGCCGATCGGCGCTGAAAGAATGAACGGAGTTTTCTCCAGGGAGGGAGACTGAACGCATGAGTGGGAACTGCGATCGCATGGAGCTGATCGTGGAAGGGACCCGTCCCTGGACAGACCACATGCGGCTCCCACTGTTGTCGATCGAGCGTCTTCAGCAAGGCCATCAGATCACGCTCCGCCCCTCCGATGGCTTCAACCCCATGCACATACAGAATTCGCGTGGCCACTACCTGGCATCCGGGTGAGAGGCCACCTGCCTGGTGACATCCCACAGCTTGGCATATTTCACAAAGGTGTACATGCTGGCGAACACACAGACAATGAGTCCGCGCACCCCATCGCGAAACCCATTTTTCAAGACATAGGTTTTGAGGAACACCACCAGTGGACGGAAGACCAGGTCGCTCCAGCGAACCGTCCGAACCCTCTTGGCCTTCTCCTGTGCCGCCAGCGTGGTATAGAGCCCGAACTTCTTGAAGTGATCCTGAATGCGCCGCTCCGTATGATGATCGAGGTGCTCGACCAATGTCCCAATCTCCCCATCGACAAGAAGATTCTCATGCACCGCGACATCGTTATACTGAGCCAGCCCACGCCGAAACAGACGCACTTGATAATCGGGATAGACACCGCCCCCTCGTACCCAGGCCCCATAGAAAAAGTTCTTGCGCGGGATCCGATAGGCCACGGGTGCGCCGGGTGTCCATTTACTCACACAGGCCGTGATCTCTCCTCGTAATTCCTCAGTCACTCGTTCATCCGCATCGAGAATCACAATCCAGTCGGCCGACGCCTGCGCCATCCCGAAATTTTTCTGCAGCCCAAAACCTGGCCAGGGACGTACAGAGACCTTCGCTCCACTGGCACGGGCTAACTCGACGGTCCGATCGCGGCTTTCCGCATCGACCACGATGATGTCATCCGCCCACCGAACCGACGCCAGGCAATCGGCAATATTCCGTTCCTCGTTCTTCGTGATGACCACACAGGCCACTGTTGGCCGATTGACCGACTCAGCCACAGATCACCCCCCTGACATCCTGCAGCGGATTGGGCTTATCCACGAAAGCCTCGGCGAACCACTTCCCGGTAGAAGGTCCAATTGAGCCACCGGTTCCTCCGGGGTGCCCATCGCTTGGCTGCCCCAATGCGTGCCCGCATGACGAGCGGATGCGACTCACCGAACTCCTTCAACATGGCATAGTCCTCGAACTGAAAGCTGTCGTGCGCCAGTTGCTTGGCCTCTGCGGCAGGAACCTGGCCCCCATGATAGACGGTCACTTGCTCCCGTTTTTTCTCCGTCATCGTTTGAGGGTCCTTCACCCACCCATAGTGAAAAACGCGCCCGCCCGATGGGGCAATCCATTCCTTCGGTCCGCTCTGGAGATATTGCTGTGTCGCCTTGAGATGGAACCCCACCGCATCGCCACAAGATTCGACTTCACCGTTGTTCCGAATGATCCGCACGGCCTTGTGATAGAACCAGGGATTCGTCGTCCAATAGTCCGCGATAAAATGCAGATACCGGAACAAGAGCCCTTTCACATCCGGATTGCCGAGATGGCGGCGCATCGCCTCTTGGATGGCAGGCAAGTCGTCCTCGTGCACGACCTCGTCGGCCTGAATATAGAAGGCCCAATCCCCGGTACAGTGGGACAACGCGATATTGGTCTGTTGCGCATAGATTAGGCCATCTTTTCGCAGCGTCTCATCCCAGACCGACTCCACGATCTTGATCTTCGGGTCCCCGATCGAGCGAATTAGTTCCATCGTGCCATCGTCGCAGCGACCAACGTTGACGATGAACTCATCGACGATTGGCAGGATTGAACGGATGGACTCCACGACCGGATAGTCGTACTTGACCACGTTCCGCACGAATGTAAATCCGCTCACCTTCATCGCGCCCGCCTCTCAACCGCTAGCCTTATGGCTTCACCGTCACATCACGGTCTCGATCCAATTCCCAAAATTTCGCATACTTCATGAAGGTGTAATAGGCATAGAGTCCGGAAAGAATCAAGCCGGGCATCCCGTCGAGGAAGCCCACGCGCTGCACATACATCTTGAGAAATGCTCCGAGCGGATGGGTGATCAGTTGATGAGAAGAAAACTGCTTGCCCCGCTCCACCATGCGACGGGCCATCAAATCCGAGTAGCGATCTTGCTTCGCCACATAGTGATCGATGTCGCGGAAGGGATACTGCAATGCGGGGCGCTTGAGATGTCCGACCAGCCCCTCACAGTCGAAACTCTCATGGACCAGCTCTTCACGATACCGGAACCGTGCCTTTCGAAACAGCTGCGGTTGCCGATAATCGGGATACCAGCCGCAATGTTTGATCCATCGGCCCAGAAAATAATTCTTTCGTGGGACAAAATAGGCATCTGCCTCCGGCCCGCGGTCGAGCAACAGCCGGATCTCTTCCTTGAGCTCAGGCGTCATCCTCTCATCGCTATCCAGGCTGAAGACCCACTCATGGGTTGTGAATGCTACCGCCTGATTACGCAAATCGCCGAACCCTTTGAAATCGACTTGATAGACCTTGTCCGTAAACTCACAACTGATTGCCGCCGTCCGATCCGTACTATGAGAATCCACGACGATCAACTCATCACCCCAGCCCACTACAGACTCAAGGCAGGCCCGCATATTGGGTTCGTCGTTATAGGCGATGACATAGACCGACAATTTAGACATGTACGACCTTGAGCGGGGCTGGCTGTCGGGTGACCTCCATGACTTGCCGCGCCACCCTGTCCACCGTCAGCCGATTGAGGCAATCCCAGTAGGGACAGGCTTCATAGATACATTTTTCGCAAGTCGGCACATCGGGGCGCAGCACCACTCCCTTGCCGAGCGGCTGCCAGCGAGTCGGAAGATTATTCCGCCGCGGATCGAACAGACTGACGTTGGGCACGCCGAACGCTGCGGCCATATGGGCTGGCCCTGTGGCTCCGGACACCACCGCGTGACCAGCCGCAATCACGGACATCAACTCACGTACCGATAACTGTCCCATGAGATTGAGGACCGAGGCGGGAAGCGGCTCGGCACTGGCCGATTGCTGATTGAACATCTCTGCTTCCGCCTGGCTTCCGGTCAACACGACCCCCACGCCCTTCCGATGCAACTCATGCGCGAGTGCATGATAATGCTCAATACGCCAACGCCTGGCGGCAAATCCCCCAGGATGGAGCACCACTCTGGGGATTGCCAGGCCACGTAACCGCTCCTGTCCCTTCGCTCGTTCTTCATCAGTCAGCACGAGACTCGGCGGAAACACGCTGCCAGGCTGCAACCCGAGCCCCGTCAACATGCCGACGTTGTATGCGGTTTCATGCTTGGAAAAATCTTTCCGATGTTCATAGACCCGACGATTCGCCAACAGGCTATACCAGCGATAGCCTGTTGCCACACGAATCGGGACCCGCGCCAGAAAGGCCGCCCACATCAACCGCTTGAAGGGTTTGAGAAAGACCACGGCATCGACGGTCCGGCGAAAGATCGACACCAGTTCGCCCAGAGATTCCCGGCCTGTGACCGTCCAGACTTCGTCGAGATCAGGGTGGTGTGACAACACCGGAGCGGCATATTCGCTGGAGAGGAAAGCGATCTGCGCCTCCGGCAGGAGCCTACGTACTGCGGAGGCGACTGGCAGGCACAGAATTTCATCGCCAATCCCGTCAGGCCTGACCAAGAGGACCTTCATCGGGGAACCGTCCGACGGAATCGCTGTGCTCGAGCCGCAGCCAATACTTGTTGTGGCGACACCATTTTCAAACATTCCAACGGCAGGCTATTGTGACAGGTCCGGCTGAAACAGGGTCTGCAGGGCACAGGCTCAGTCAACACAGCATGGCCTGCCCCATAGGGACCGGTCCGGACTTCACTCGTCGGCCCGAAAAGGGCCACCACCGGCGTCCCGACCGCCGCCGCAATATGCATAGGGCCTGAATCGTTGGTAATCAGCATCGACGCCTTACTCAGAAGTGCCGGCAGCAAACCCACGGTTGTCGCTCCGGCCAGATCGATGGCGGGGGTCTTCATCTCACCCTTCACAGCTGCAACATCCACCCGTTCGTCAGGGCCGCCAATCATCACCACCGCTCCGCACCCTTCTTGCTGCAACTGATCGGCCACTTCGGCGAAGGAGGAAGCTGGCCACCGCTTAGTCGGCCATCGGGCGGAGACATTCATCGCCACCCAGCTCATTCCAGGCATCACACCGGATCGGCTCAACAGGCGATCGACCTCATCATAATCGGTTTGCGGGATACGGAACCGGAACTCAGGCGTACCGGAGTCCACCGCCCCTAGGGCCTTGGCCACAAGCATATAACGATCGACTGCATGCATCTCTGATTGCGGGACTGTCACGCGCTTCGTATAGAACCAGGGACTCCCCTCTCGCCCATTGGCAAATCCCACAAGCAGAGGAGATCCTGTGAGCCTCCCAATGGCGGCGCTCCGAAAGAGACCCTGCAGATCCACAACGAGATCAAACTGCTCGGCACGAAGAGGGGCCACCTGAGAGAGCCACCCTTGTAGCGTGGATTCCACAGACCAGACCCGATCCACTCCGTCGATCCGCTCGACGAGACCGGCCCATTGTCGCTTCACCAGCCAAGTCAGACGAGCCTTGGGGTATGCCCTGCGGATGGCCGCACAGGTCGGCATCGCATGCACGATGTCACCCAACGAGCTTGGCTTGATCAACAAAATGTGGCGATAGTCTTCCATCATATATGCCGCACGAGACTGGCGGGAAATGCGAGACAGGCGTGACGCGCAAGACCCACAAGTTTCACGGCTCTTGCCGCTCTCGCCTTTCCCGCTCGTCGCGCCCTTTCGCGCTCTTCACCGCATCGGTGAAAATCCAATCCACTGCCTCAGCCATGGACGTTGCCACGGCATCCGGCATCGCCTCTGCTGCTTGCAGCGCATCGAGCGCCTGGGCATCCACGAGATCGGTCGTCAGAAGAATCCCCTTGGCGCCCACTCGCTTCGCCAATTGGATGTCGCGTGCGTGATCGCCAATTAAATAGGAGCGTCGAAGATCGAGTTGCAACTCCGACCGGGCCCGCTCCACCATTCCGATATTCGGTTTGCGGCAGCGGCAGCCATCGTCAGGATGGTGCGGGCAAAAATAGATCGCGTCGAGCGCCACCTCTTCCTGCTCCAACAGACCCTCCAATCTGGCATGGATGGCTTCTAAATCCTTGAGGGTAAAGATCCCACGACCGACACCCGATTGGTTCGTCACGACCACTAATTTCGCACCAGCCCGTTTCAACCGTGCCAGGGCTGGCCCGACCCCTGCCAACAACTTCAACTCAGCGGCAACTCTCAGATAGCCAGGATCGTAGTTCAACGTTCCATCTCGATCCAGAAAGACGGTCACACCGTCCAGCGGGGCATGTCCCGCTGGAGGCAAGAGGCCAGCGGCACGAGGCAAGAGGTCGTCCTGTAAATTCTCTCGCCCCTCGCCCCTTGCCCCTTGCCCCCCAATCTGTTTGACCGCTTCATCATATACCTGATCAACCGTCACCCTGGTCATGCACCGATGGTCGATGGGACATTCACGCAACAGACAAGGCGCGCAATCGACCGGTTGCCGCACAATCGCATGGGCGCTCCCAAACGGCGACGTAGTCCGCCAATCGGTCGGCCCGAAGATCGCCACGACCGGCACTTGAAATGCAGAGGCAATATGCATTGGACCGGTATCGTTCGTGACGAGCACTTCACAGCGTTTCACCGCCGCCATCAATTCACGGATGGTCGTCGCCCCGGACAAGACCAACGATTTCGACGACAGATTCGCAGCAATTTCCTGGCCCAACCGCTCTTCTCCCTTGGCGCCAAAAATGACCACGCTGACCTCTTGTCCACGAGACATCCGAATCGTATGACAGAGCCGATCCGTAACCTCGGCAAATCGTTCAGGCAACCAGCGCTTGGCCCCGCCATAGGTCGAACCTGGATTGATCCCCACCACGGCATCGGAGGGGGCGACGCCGCCCTGAGAAAATCGGCCCGCCATGGCCTGTTCCTCTTCAGGAAAGACGATGAGTTCCGGTGCAGAAGGATCGGCTGTGAGGCCCAGCGGCTTCAGCAGATCCCAATAATAACGGACTTGATGGAGAAGCGTACGGCGATCCGGCGCCGCGACTGGATCGGTCAGCAGCAGGCTTCGTGCATCCGTCGCATAGCCATAGCGCCGAGGCACACCAGCCAGAAAAGCGAGGAGTGCCGCCTCAAACGCATTCTGAAACAACAGGGCCATATCGAAATCCTGCCGTCTCAATTGCCCGGCCAGCGCCCACTTACCGGAGAGCCCCGCATGACGCCCGTTCGTATCGTAGGTCAGCACACGCGTCAAGGCCGGATGGCCGGCAAACAAATCGGCCACCCCCGGCTTGACCAACAGCGCGATTTGCGCGTCCGGGAACAGGCTCCGCAATCCGCGCAGTGCCGGCTCACACATCACGGCATCGCCAAGCCAATTGGGTCCCCGCACGAGAATTCTTTTAATGAGTTCTTTCTCCACAAGCCTCCAAAAACTTCAGCCTTCAGCCTTCAGCCTTCAGCCTTCCAAGAACTAACTGCCGCAGTCGATCTTCCCCGACGGTCACGTCCGTGGTCAGTCGAACGGCCCACCAGGGATCGGTGGGTTGGAGCAGCGCAGCCAGCTTGCAGGCATCTTTCTCCGTCGTCACCACCAGTTCAGCCTGAAGCTCTGTCGCTCTCGCTCGAAGTCGCTCGATATCCTGTCTCGTATAGGCATGGTGATCGACATACACCACTTCATCGAGAACCGTGATCCCTATCGACTCGACGAGAGCACGAAAGGATCCCGCATGTCCCACCGCGCTACAGAGCAACGCGGTCTTTCCCTTGGACCAGGAGAGCGGCTGCGATGCGCCGCTGACCACCGACCAGAGACTCTCCGGACGAAATACCACCTGGATCGGATCTGGCATCGTGCCGATCACGGCCTGCAACCGCTGGCAGACCTCTGTCACCTGCGCCGGCACATCCGCTCTGGTGACCACAATCGCGCTCGCCCGTCCGGCCGCCTGAAGCGGCTCCCGAAGTCGACCGGCCGGCACCAGAGCCGCAAGCCCCTCTGCATCCGTCGCATCGACCAATAAGAAATTCACCTCTCGATAGAGCCCCAGATGCTGAAATCCATCGTCGAGTATCAGACAATCGACCGAAAATCGATCCAAGACCCAGCACCCGAGCTCATAGCGATCCGCACCGACAGCCACGATCGCCTTGGGGCAACGTTGCGCCATCAAAAATGGTTCATCGCCTGCCTCATTCGGACCGACCAGTAACTGCTCGCCGTTTGACACGAGCAGATACGGATCCGTACTGGTCCGACGATAGCCCCGGCTGAGAATCGCCACCCTGGTCCCTTGCGCCAGGAGCCATTCGACCAGCTGAATGACTACCGGCGTTTTGCCCGTCCCACCCAACGTGAGATTTCCGACACTTACTACGGGAACCGGTAATCTTCGCTGTGCAAACCAGCCCCAGTAGTACAGGAGCGCGCGCAACCGCGCAACGGCCCCGTATGGAATTGCAGCCCACAATAGCCACCATCTGACCCTTGTGCCTGGATTCAACAATTGTTCAACGCCCAGCCATGAGAGTGTGCGGTCGGTCTGTGAGAGGAGACCCGCTCGTGCCTCGCTGCGGCATCAGCAGCTGATCGATGGCCTCCAGCGTCCGTTGCAAGGCTCCCTGATTCTGCTCAACCACCTGACTCGCTGACTGGCCCATCCGCTTCCGTCCCTCGTCATCGGAGAACAGGGCCAGAACCTGCTTGGTGAGGTCCGCCGCCTGGAGAACTCGACGACCTCCTCCCGCCTGAATCAAGAAATCTGCAATTTCTGCACAATGGTCGGTATAAGGACCGAACAACACGGGCTTCGCCCACTGAGCAGGCTCCAGCAAATTATGCCCGCCGATCGGGACGAGGGTGCCTCCGACAAACGCGACGA
Coding sequences within it:
- a CDS encoding glycosyltransferase family 2 protein, whose protein sequence is MAESVNRPTVACVVITKNEERNIADCLASVRWADDIIVVDAESRDRTVELARASGAKVSVRPWPGFGLQKNFGMAQASADWIVILDADERVTEELRGEITACVSKWTPGAPVAYRIPRKNFFYGAWVRGGGVYPDYQVRLFRRGLAQYNDVAVHENLLVDGEIGTLVEHLDHHTERRIQDHFKKFGLYTTLAAQEKAKRVRTVRWSDLVFRPLVVFLKTYVLKNGFRDGVRGLIVCVFASMYTFVKYAKLWDVTRQVASHPDAR
- a CDS encoding glycosyltransferase, with the protein product MKVSGFTFVRNVVKYDYPVVESIRSILPIVDEFIVNVGRCDDGTMELIRSIGDPKIKIVESVWDETLRKDGLIYAQQTNIALSHCTGDWAFYIQADEVVHEDDLPAIQEAMRRHLGNPDVKGLLFRYLHFIADYWTTNPWFYHKAVRIIRNNGEVESCGDAVGFHLKATQQYLQSGPKEWIAPSGGRVFHYGWVKDPQTMTEKKREQVTVYHGGQVPAAEAKQLAHDSFQFEDYAMLKEFGESHPLVMRARIGAAKRWAPRRNRWLNWTFYREVVRRGFRG
- a CDS encoding glycosyltransferase family 2 protein — protein: MSKLSVYVIAYNDEPNMRACLESVVGWGDELIVVDSHSTDRTAAISCEFTDKVYQVDFKGFGDLRNQAVAFTTHEWVFSLDSDERMTPELKEEIRLLLDRGPEADAYFVPRKNYFLGRWIKHCGWYPDYRQPQLFRKARFRYREELVHESFDCEGLVGHLKRPALQYPFRDIDHYVAKQDRYSDLMARRMVERGKQFSSHQLITHPLGAFLKMYVQRVGFLDGMPGLILSGLYAYYTFMKYAKFWELDRDRDVTVKP
- a CDS encoding glycosyltransferase family 9 protein; the encoded protein is MKVLLVRPDGIGDEILCLPVASAVRRLLPEAQIAFLSSEYAAPVLSHHPDLDEVWTVTGRESLGELVSIFRRTVDAVVFLKPFKRLMWAAFLARVPIRVATGYRWYSLLANRRVYEHRKDFSKHETAYNVGMLTGLGLQPGSVFPPSLVLTDEERAKGQERLRGLAIPRVVLHPGGFAARRWRIEHYHALAHELHRKGVGVVLTGSQAEAEMFNQQSASAEPLPASVLNLMGQLSVRELMSVIAAGHAVVSGATGPAHMAAAFGVPNVSLFDPRRNNLPTRWQPLGKGVVLRPDVPTCEKCIYEACPYWDCLNRLTVDRVARQVMEVTRQPAPLKVVHV
- a CDS encoding glycosyltransferase family 9 protein, whose protein sequence is MMEDYRHILLIKPSSLGDIVHAMPTCAAIRRAYPKARLTWLVKRQWAGLVERIDGVDRVWSVESTLQGWLSQVAPLRAEQFDLVVDLQGLFRSAAIGRLTGSPLLVGFANGREGSPWFYTKRVTVPQSEMHAVDRYMLVAKALGAVDSGTPEFRFRIPQTDYDEVDRLLSRSGVMPGMSWVAMNVSARWPTKRWPASSFAEVADQLQQEGCGAVVMIGGPDERVDVAAVKGEMKTPAIDLAGATTVGLLPALLSKASMLITNDSGPMHIAAAVGTPVVALFGPTSEVRTGPYGAGHAVLTEPVPCRPCFSRTCHNSLPLECLKMVSPQQVLAAARAQRFRRTVPR
- the waaF gene encoding lipopolysaccharide heptosyltransferase II, which translates into the protein MEKELIKRILVRGPNWLGDAVMCEPALRGLRSLFPDAQIALLVKPGVADLFAGHPALTRVLTYDTNGRHAGLSGKWALAGQLRRQDFDMALLFQNAFEAALLAFLAGVPRRYGYATDARSLLLTDPVAAPDRRTLLHQVRYYWDLLKPLGLTADPSAPELIVFPEEEQAMAGRFSQGGVAPSDAVVGINPGSTYGGAKRWLPERFAEVTDRLCHTIRMSRGQEVSVVIFGAKGEERLGQEIAANLSSKSLVLSGATTIRELMAAVKRCEVLVTNDTGPMHIASAFQVPVVAIFGPTDWRTTSPFGSAHAIVRQPVDCAPCLLRECPIDHRCMTRVTVDQVYDEAVKQIGGQGARGEGRENLQDDLLPRAAGLLPPAGHAPLDGVTVFLDRDGTLNYDPGYLRVAAELKLLAGVGPALARLKRAGAKLVVVTNQSGVGRGIFTLKDLEAIHARLEGLLEQEEVALDAIYFCPHHPDDGCRCRKPNIGMVERARSELQLDLRRSYLIGDHARDIQLAKRVGAKGILLTTDLVDAQALDALQAAEAMPDAVATSMAEAVDWIFTDAVKSAKGRDERERRERQEP
- the lpxK gene encoding tetraacyldisaccharide 4'-kinase, whose protein sequence is MWAAIPYGAVARLRALLYYWGWFAQRRLPVPVVSVGNLTLGGTGKTPVVIQLVEWLLAQGTRVAILSRGYRRTSTDPYLLVSNGEQLLVGPNEAGDEPFLMAQRCPKAIVAVGADRYELGCWVLDRFSVDCLILDDGFQHLGLYREVNFLLVDATDAEGLAALVPAGRLREPLQAAGRASAIVVTRADVPAQVTEVCQRLQAVIGTMPDPIQVVFRPESLWSVVSGASQPLSWSKGKTALLCSAVGHAGSFRALVESIGITVLDEVVYVDHHAYTRQDIERLRARATELQAELVVTTEKDACKLAALLQPTDPWWAVRLTTDVTVGEDRLRQLVLGRLKAEG